The segment TGATGTCCACCACCTCGCCAATAAAGTACAGGCCAGTCTGGGTCTTGCATTCCATGGTTTGCTGCGACAGCGCTTTGGTATCCACGCCGCCCAAGGTCACTTCAGCTTTTTTGTAGCCTTCGGTGCCCGTGGGCGTGATTTCCCAGCGGCTTAGTTGCTCGGCCAGCTTGGTCAAGGCCTTGTCGCTGGCTTCGTTAATGGGGCGCTGCAACTCGGGCATGCGGCTGACCCACGCATCGGCCAGGCGCGAGGGCAGGTGGGCGGCCAGTTCATTGACCACCAGTTTGCGCGAGTTGAGCTTGGCTTGGGTCAGCACCTCTAGCAAATCCACGCCGGGCAGCAAATTGATTTGAAGCGGTGTGCCGCTCTTCCAGTAGCTGGAGATTTGCAGCACCGCTGGGCCAGACAAGCCGCGGTGGGTGAACAGCAAATCCTCGTTAAAGGCCATGCGCTCTTTTTTGCTGCCGGTGCTGATTTCGACTGGTAATGCCAGACCGGAAAGGCCGGTATAAGGCTGCCAGCCGTCGCCATCAAAAGTCATGGGCACCAAGCCCGGTGTGCGCTCAATCAGCGGCAGCTTGAACTGCTGGGCGATGCGGTAACCCAAATCGGTTGCACCGATTTTTGGAATGCTCAGGCCGCCGGTGGCGATGACGAGATTGCTGGCTTGCACCAGTCCGCGATCCGTATCAATTTGATAGCTACTAGTGCTTGATTCACCTTGACTAGAGGTCGAAAACGCTATTTTTTTGACTTGGCAAGGCTGCCAGTGCTGCACGCCGCCTGCGCTGCATTCGGCCAGCAGCATGGCGATGATGTCCTCGGCTGAGCGGTCGGCAAACAACTGGCCTTTGTGCTTTTC is part of the Comamonas sp. Y33R10-2 genome and harbors:
- a CDS encoding NAD(P)/FAD-dependent oxidoreductase, giving the protein MSTTSQVSPQIFDAIIIGAGAAGLFCAARAGQQGLKVLLIDHAPKVAEKIRISGGGRCNFTNRDLDVRAPHKHFVGQNPQFCRSALSRFTPADFIALMDKHGIAHHEKHKGQLFADRSAEDIIAMLLAECSAGGVQHWQPCQVKKIAFSTSSQGESSTSSYQIDTDRGLVQASNLVIATGGLSIPKIGATDLGYRIAQQFKLPLIERTPGLVPMTFDGDGWQPYTGLSGLALPVEISTGSKKERMAFNEDLLFTHRGLSGPAVLQISSYWKSGTPLQINLLPGVDLLEVLTQAKLNSRKLVVNELAAHLPSRLADAWVSRMPELQRPINEASDKALTKLAEQLSRWEITPTGTEGYKKAEVTLGGVDTKALSQQTMECKTQTGLYFIGEVVDITGWLGGYNFQWAWASGAACAQAMAEKHSA